ATTATTAGATGATGCACAAAGCAAATTAAATTCTGCAGAACAGGAAAAGAAAAAAATTATTAACCAAGCAAACATTGAAGCAGAAAAGCTTATAAAAGATATGAGTGAAAAATTCTCAAAATCAGCGGAAATAAAGAAAAATTTAGCTAATATAAAAATATCTCAAATGAAAGATGCTGCAATTAAAGATGTCAAAGATACATCCATAAAGATTGCAATCGAAGCAGTTAAAAAAACAATATCAACCTCGGTAGATAAATCAAAGTTAGATATACTATTTGAAAAAAATCTTGAGGAAACCAAAATTGAATTAAAAAAGGTTAATTCGTAACCGATATTGTAAAGTTCGTTTTTTTTCAAAAATAAGATAAATTTAAGAGATGAATTCAATAGTAATTGGATCTGGTTTTGGGGGTATAGCTTCAGCGCTAAGATTGAGAGCAAAAAATCATAATGTAACTTTAATTGAAAAGCATAATGATTTGGGTGGAAGAGCGCGAGTATTTAAAAAAAATGGATTTACGTTTGATGCTGGTCCAACAGTTATTACAGCCCCTTATTTAATTGAGGAACTTTTTGAATTATTTAATAAGACTTCAAAAAGCTACATTGAATTAAAGCCTTTAAATGTTTGGTACAGATTTGTTTTTGAAGATGGTAGTGAATTTGATTACTCAGGTGATGATGAGAAAATGAAAGTTCAAATTGAGAAAATAAGTAAAGAAGATTTTATTGGATATAAAAACTTAGTAAATTTTACAAAAAAAATATTTGATAAAGGATTTACTGAATTATCAGATGTCCCATTTGATAAACCTTTATTTATGTTTAAACAAATACCATCATTGCTTAAACTAAAAAGCTATAAATCAGTTTATAGCTTGGTATCTTCTTATGTTAAAAATGATAAGTTGAGAAGATTATTGAGCATGCATCCTTTATTGGTAGGAGGAAATCCTTTCACCACGACGTCAA
The Candidatus Pelagibacter sp. RS40 DNA segment above includes these coding regions:
- a CDS encoding F0F1 ATP synthase subunit B family protein, which gives rise to MFDATFWVAVSFVIFFVGLIYLKVPQNVNSLLTKMIVDIKNEIDESEKLRSESKKLLDDAQSKLNSAEQEKKKIINQANIEAEKLIKDMSEKFSKSAEIKKNLANIKISQMKDAAIKDVKDTSIKIAIEAVKKTISTSVDKSKLDILFEKNLEETKIELKKVNS